A segment of the Filifactor alocis ATCC 35896 genome:
GTCACTTGCAATTGCTTGCTCCTACAGTTTGTAAGCATATGGTTTCAGGTTCTTTTTCACTCCCCTCCCGGGGTTCTTTTCACCTTTCCCTCACGGTACTGTTCTCTATCGGTCGCTTGGTAGTATTTAGCCTTGGGGGGTGGTCCCCCCGTCTTCCCACCGGGTTTCTCGTGTCCTGTGGTACTCTTGATCACTCTTGCTTGTTTCTCTTTTCGTCTACGGGACTTTTACTCTTCTTTGGTTTGCCTTTCCAGGCATATTCGACTAAGTTCTTCAATGCTTTCTGAGTGTCGACCCCTATGTGGTTTCCCACTTAGGTTTGGGCTCTTTCGCTTTCGCTCGCCGCTACTGACGAAATCGATGTTTCTTTCTCTTCCTCCGGGTACTTAGATGTTTCAGTTCTCCGGGTTCCCTTCCCATAACTATGGATTCATTATGGAATATACAGATGTTAACCTGTATGAGTTTCCTCATTCGGATATCTACGGCTCTTTAGTTGCTTGCACTTCCCCGTAGCTTTTCGCAGCTTACCACGTCCTTCTTCGGCTCCTAGCGCCTAGGCATTCGCCATATGCTCTTTTTTACTTGATCGCGTCTTACTTTATATTTTTCCGTTCTTCTTTGTTGGATTTCTTCGTCTATCGGTCATGTATTTATATACACTCCCTCTCTCCTCATCATCCGCCTCGAATTTACGAAAAAATATCTCGTAAATGTTTTTACTTTCGAAAACTTGTTATTCTCTGCTTGCTTTCGCTCGCTTTGAATGGCTTTTGTCTGTTCTCTTTTGCTTTCGGTGAAATTACAGTGTTTCACACTTCTACGACGTTTCAAAAAAACCTTCCTTGCTTCGCTTTTCGGTATTTTCTTTGTTGGATTTCTTCGTCTATCGGTCACATATCTTTTATATGCTCCCTCTTTCCTCATCATCCGCCTCGAACTTACTCGAAAATGCTTGCAATTCTTTTTTACTCTTGAGTTTTTCTCTCGATTTCGTTTGTTTTTCTTTCTATCGTCTCGCGCTTTCTCTGTAATTTCTTAGATGTTATGCAGTTTTCAAGGTACAATTCTATTGCTTCGCTTTTTGGTAACTTCTTGGAGTTTCCTCAAAAATGCTTGCAATATGTCTTTTTCTTCTTTTGAAGGTTGAACCTTCAAAACTAAACAGCAGTTTCTTTTCTCCCTAGAAAGGAGGTGATCCAGCCGCACCTTCCGATACGGCTACCTTGTTACGACTTCACCCCAGTCATTTGTTTTGCCTTGGGCAGCTCTCTCCTTGCGGTTGAGTCGCTGACTTTGGGCCCCCCAAACTCCCATGGTGTGACGGGCGGTGTGTACAAGACCCGGGAACGCATTCACCGCGACATTCTGATTCGCGATTACTAGCAACTCCAACTTCATGTAGGCGAGTTTCAGCCTACAATCCGAACTTGGATCATCTTTTTGAGGTTTGCTTGACTTCGCAGTTTCGCTTCTCTCTGTAATGACCATTGTAGCACGTGTGTAGCCCTAAACATAAGGGGCATGATGATTTGACGTCATCCCCACCTTCCTCTAAGTTGTCCTTAGCTGTCTCGATAGAGTCCCCATCTTACTGCTGGTAACTATCGACAAGGGTTGCGCTCGTTGCGGGACTTAACCCAACATCTCACGACACGAGCTGACGACAACCATGCACCACCTGTATCCATTGTCTACCCGAAGGTAAAAGTCCTCGATTAAAAGGCTGTCATTGGTATGTCAAGTTTAGGTAAGGTTCTTCGCGTTGCTTCGAATTAAACCACATGCTCCGCTGCTTGTGCGGGTCCCCGTCAATTCCTTTGAGTTTTACTCTTGCGAGCGTACTCCCCAGGCGGAGTACTTAATGTGTTAACTTCGGCACCGAGTTCTTCACCCGACACCTAGTACTCATCGTTTACGGCGTGGACTACCAGGGTATCTAATCCTGTTTGCTCCCCACGCTTTCGTGCCTCAGTGTCAGTTGCAGTCCAGAAAGTCGCCTTCGCCACTGGTATTCCTCCTAATATCTACGCATTTCACCGCTACACTAGGAATTCCACTTTCCTCTCCTGCACTCAAGTTAAACAGTTTTAATGGCTTACATTGGTTGAGCCTATGCCTTTCACCACTAACTTGTTAAACCACCTGCGCACCCTTTACGCCCAGTTATTCCGGATAACGCTTGCCCCCTACGTATTACCGCGGCTGCTGGCACGTAGTTAGCCGGGGCTTTCTTTTAGGGTACTGTCATTTCTTTCTTCCCCTACTACAGAGTTTTACGACACGAATGCCTTCTTCACTCACGCGGCGTTGCTGCATCAGGGTTCCCCCCATTGTGCAATATTCCCCACTGCTGCCTCCCGTAGGAGTTTGGACCGTGTCTCAGTTCCAATGTGGCCGTTCACCCTCTCAGGTCGGCTACTGATCGTTGCCTTGGTGGGCTTTTATCTCACCAACTAGCTAATCAGACGCGGGCTCATCTTTGTCCACTATCGTTTTGATATTATTAGGATGCCCTATTAATATGTTATACGGTTTTAGCTATTCTTTCGAATAGTTATTCCTTTGACAAAGGCAGATTACCCACGCGTTACGCACCCGTCCGCCACTAACTTCTATCATCTTCGCCCCGAAAGGTTCTGTTAATAGTCGTTCGTTCGACTTGCATGTGTTAAGCACGCCGCCAGCGTTCATCCTGAGCCAGGATCAAACTCTTCGTTTTAATCTTTTCTCAGTTTTGCTCCGGTTGTTCTCTTGAACAACTTCAAAGTTATTTACCGGTTTGCTTTTTCCTTAATCTTTCGATTAAGTGGTTTTTCGCTTTGCAATTTTTCAATTGCTTGGTTGTTTTTTCTGCTGTTTAGTTTTCAAGGTTCATTCTTTTTTCTCGCTGCCCTCTGTGGTTTTTCTACCTCGCCGGACTGCTTGTCTATATTACCATCTCTTTTTCGGTTTGTCAACATCTTTTTTTATCTTTTTTATCGGCTCTTTCTGCTTTCTTTTCTGCTGTCTGTTTTGATGCTGCCTCTCCTACCTCGATGGTGTGTTCAATTTATCATATCTTCTTCTCTTTGTCAATTCTTTTCTTCTCTTTTTCTTTGGCACTTTTTTAAAAGGACAATTTCTAATGATTTACTCTATGGAAAAGAAATGTAATAGATGTTATCCTCTATTATACATTAGGATATCCATTCAAAAAGTTCATTCGTTCTTCTTATCCGAAATCATTTCATCAACAAACAGATAGAATAGAACAAAACGCCATATATTATTCTTAAACTATTTCTCTCACATTCTACATATTTATTTACGAATTTCAACTTTCTACATTCTTTCCATTATTCATCATAAAATACAACTGTATGTCTGTTTATTTAATCTATATGAAGAATTACAAAAAGCATATCTTCTTATATAATCTTAACATATCGAATATGTTTATCTTAGTTTTTGTTTTATTCCTTTGAGATATTTTTTCTTATTTACTGAATTGAAACAAAAAAATAAAACGCCTTTCATTAGCGTTTCATCAGAATTGCAAATTTTGATTCAAAATTAAAGATGGCGGAGAGAGGGGGATTCGAACCCCCGATACGGTTTCCCGTATACACGCTTTCCAGGCGTGCTCCTTAAACCTCTCGGACATCTCTCCATAGAACTTGTTCAGTCTATCATAATTTACAAAAAATGACAATAGTATTATGAACTATTTCCCTTTTTTCTTTCTCAACTCTCTGAAAAATCTCTTTAACAAATAGGTACAGGTCTCATCATCATACAGATACACCATCAGTTTGTTCGGAATTTTATCTTCCAAGATTAACGGAACTCTGCTGACTGCCGCTCCCCTTTCGAAATCTCTCGTTGCAATATGGAGCTCACTCAAACGACTGTTCAAAATAGCGCCCATGCACATCAAACACGGTTCCAATGTGACATACATCTTTGCTCCGTTCAGTCTCCAGTTTCTCAAATGTTTTTGTGCTTGTTGAATGGCTATCATTTCTGCATGACAAACGGAACTTTGATGAGTCTCTATCACATTGTGTCCTCGTCCAATAATCACATCATCTTTCACAATGACCGCTCCAACCGGCACTTCCTCTTTTTGATAAGAGTACAATGCCTCACGAAATGCCTCTTCCATATAACAATCCATCCTACCCTCCTATCACAAGTAGTCTTCTTTATTTTCAGCACTTGCTCAGTGTTTCCAAACTCTCTTAGTGTATTCAAACTCTTTTTTGAAATCTTCATTTCATGGAATTTCTATTTTCTGTTTTTCACTTGACTTTTTATCTGTTTCTCCAACTTCATTATATTTGTTTTGTTATGGGCATGTTTCTTTTGATACTTCATCTTCAAAGTAATGTTCTTTCATGAACTTCAATCTCTCTGCCAAAGAAGAGTATCTCTCCTGCCGATCCATATTTTGAATCATGCGATTGACATAATACATATTTCCTACCAAGACCAATCCTTTTTTTGCTCTTGTAATCGCTGTATACAAAATATTTCGATTCTGTAACATCGGCGGAAGTGACAAAATAGGAAGAATGACAACATCAAACTCACTCCCTTGACTCTTATGGACTGTAATCGCATAGGCATGTTCGATATTATCGACTTCCGCAAATTCATATCGACATCTTCGATTATCATCAAATGTGATATAAAACTGTTTTCCTCTAACATCGACCGTATCTATCACACCGATATCACCGTTAAAAACACCCTCGCCCTCTTCATAAGTTACAGTGTTTCGATACTTTTTTTCATAATTATTCTTTATCTGCATTACCTTGTCATTCTCACGAAAAACGGTATTCATATACTTAAATTCTGCCCGCTCCTCACTTGGTGGATTGAGTGTTTCCTGTACTTTCTGATTGATTTCATGCATTCCGATTCCACCCTTGCGAACCGGAGTCAAAATTTGAATTTCTGTCGACTCAACTCCAAAATAGTTCGGAAGTCTTTCTTTTATCAGCTCCAAAATCAAATCTTTTACCTTGTCTCCATCTCTCCTCATCATGAAAAAGAAGTCCTTGCTCTCCTTATCAATGATCAGTTCCTGTCCATGATTCACCCTATGTGCATTTTGGATAATTTGACTTTCTTCCTCTTGACGAAAAATCTCTGTCAATCGAACAACCGGAATCAAATTGCTCTCAATCATATCCCACAACACATTCCCCGCTCCGACAGACGGAAGTTGATCCGCATCTCCAATCATAATCAACCTCGCATGTTTAGGAATGGCTCGAAGAAGCGCCCTCATCAAAAACATATCTACCATGGACATCTCATCGACAATAATCACATCTGATTCCAAAGGATTTTGCTCATCTCGATTGTAGTAATTCATCTCCTCATCATCTTCTGAGAAACCAACCTCCAACAAGCGATGAATGGTTTTGGCATCCTGATTGGAAGCTTCAGTCAAACGCTTTGCTGCACGTCCCGTCGGTGCACACAACACAACCTTCTTTTCCTGTTTTTCAAAACATTTCAAAATAAACTTCACTACGGTTGTCTTTCCTGTTCCTGGACCACCTGTTACAATCATAATTTTCTCATTCAAAGCTGTCGTAACGGCAGCTTTCTGTTTGTCGGCAAGACAAATTCCCGTCTTATCTTGAATCTCTTGAATTAAAGTATCCGCCTCTACTCCAACATCCAATTCTTCCTTCACCAACAACTGCGATAACAAATTCGCCACATTACTTTCCGTCTCACGATACAACGGAAGATAGAGTCTCTCCGATTCATCAGCTGAACGCTCCAAAATTGTTTTGCTTGAAATACAAAGTTCATAAATTCCGGATTGTACCTCTTCTGTCGAAACCCCCAACAACTTCGCCGCCTGTTCTCGCACAACATCCGCCGGCAAATACACATGACCTTGCATACCTGCCTCTTGCAACAGATACACAACTCCCTCCATAATGCGATGAATATCATTTTTTGCAATTCCCATTCGTTCAGCAATTTCATCCGCTTTTCGAAATCCGATTCCCTTAATATCTCGACATAGACAATATGGATTTTGTTCCACAATCTCTTTTGCCTTTTCTCCATAATATCGATAAATTTTCATTGCCATCGCAGGAGTCAGTCCATAGCCCGAAAAATGAAGAATCGCCACTTTTAAATCCCGTTTGTCTTTGTAACTTTCAATAATCTTTTGACATTTCTTCTTTCCGATTCCTTCAATCTCCAAAAGTTTTTCCGGAGTATCATCCAAAACACGAATCGCATCCAAACCGAATTTGTCAAAAATACGCTCCGCCATCGTTCTCCCAATCCCGTCCAAAACACCGGAACTCAAAAATGCCAAAATAGCCTCCTTAGTAGCAGGCTCCTTCGTCACATAACTTGTCACACGAAACTGCGGTCCATAACTTGGATGGAACACCTTTTCGCCTTCCAGTTCAAACCGATCTCCCAACTCAATCGTCGGAAAAA
Coding sequences within it:
- a CDS encoding nucleoside deaminase; translated protein: MDCYMEEAFREALYSYQKEEVPVGAVIVKDDVIIGRGHNVIETHQSSVCHAEMIAIQQAQKHLRNWRLNGAKMYVTLEPCLMCMGAILNSRLSELHIATRDFERGAAVSRVPLILEDKIPNKLMVYLYDDETCTYLLKRFFRELRKKKGK
- the recD2 gene encoding SF1B family DNA helicase RecD2, with translation MVDQGSDKIEGKIDDIIFHNDSNGYTVASLVTDDLEEITITGIFPTIELGDRFELEGEKVFHPSYGPQFRVTSYVTKEPATKEAILAFLSSGVLDGIGRTMAERIFDKFGLDAIRVLDDTPEKLLEIEGIGKKKCQKIIESYKDKRDLKVAILHFSGYGLTPAMAMKIYRYYGEKAKEIVEQNPYCLCRDIKGIGFRKADEIAERMGIAKNDIHRIMEGVVYLLQEAGMQGHVYLPADVVREQAAKLLGVSTEEVQSGIYELCISSKTILERSADESERLYLPLYRETESNVANLLSQLLVKEELDVGVEADTLIQEIQDKTGICLADKQKAAVTTALNEKIMIVTGGPGTGKTTVVKFILKCFEKQEKKVVLCAPTGRAAKRLTEASNQDAKTIHRLLEVGFSEDDEEMNYYNRDEQNPLESDVIIVDEMSMVDMFLMRALLRAIPKHARLIMIGDADQLPSVGAGNVLWDMIESNLIPVVRLTEIFRQEEESQIIQNAHRVNHGQELIIDKESKDFFFMMRRDGDKVKDLILELIKERLPNYFGVESTEIQILTPVRKGGIGMHEINQKVQETLNPPSEERAEFKYMNTVFRENDKVMQIKNNYEKKYRNTVTYEEGEGVFNGDIGVIDTVDVRGKQFYITFDDNRRCRYEFAEVDNIEHAYAITVHKSQGSEFDVVILPILSLPPMLQNRNILYTAITRAKKGLVLVGNMYYVNRMIQNMDRQERYSSLAERLKFMKEHYFEDEVSKETCP